In the uncultured Methanobacterium sp. genome, one interval contains:
- a CDS encoding class I SAM-dependent methyltransferase has translation MSNENQTIHEFDLNIIFDYFSNTPRQGPGSPEVTLKALSFIDGLTEKSKIADIGCGTGGQTMVLAQNTTSKITGVDLFADFIRQFNQNALNLNLQDRVKGIVGNMENLPFQEEELDLIWSEGAIYNIGFERGLREWRKFLKKGGYIAVTENTWFTQERPTEIQDFWQEAYPEIDIISSKVAQMEKVGYLPIATFVVPEACWTDYYEVQHPQMQESFLEKYKGNKSAEEFIAYQQYEAELYRKYKEYYGYVFYIGKRIR, from the coding sequence ATGAGCAACGAAAACCAAACGATTCACGAATTTGATTTGAATATTATTTTTGATTATTTTTCAAATACCCCACGTCAAGGACCAGGAAGTCCTGAAGTAACCCTCAAAGCTTTAAGTTTTATAGATGGTCTTACCGAAAAATCCAAAATAGCTGATATTGGTTGCGGAACTGGCGGTCAAACAATGGTGTTGGCGCAAAACACAACCAGCAAAATTACAGGTGTTGATTTATTTGCTGATTTCATCAGACAATTTAACCAAAACGCACTAAACTTAAATCTTCAGGATAGGGTGAAAGGTATCGTTGGCAATATGGAAAATCTTCCGTTTCAGGAAGAAGAATTGGACTTAATCTGGTCAGAAGGTGCGATTTATAACATTGGATTTGAACGTGGATTACGCGAGTGGCGAAAATTCCTTAAAAAGGGAGGATATATCGCAGTTACAGAAAATACCTGGTTTACCCAGGAGCGACCAACCGAAATTCAGGACTTTTGGCAGGAAGCCTATCCCGAAATTGACATAATATCGAGCAAAGTTGCTCAAATGGAAAAAGTAGGTTATCTTCCCATTGCTACCTTTGTTGTCCCTGAAGCTTGTTGGACTGATTATTATGAGGTTCAGCATCCCCAAATGCAAGAATCTTTTCTGGAAAAGTATAAGGGCAATAAATCCGCAGAAGAATTCATAGCCTATCAGCAATATGAGGCAGAGTTATATCGTAAATACAAAGAATATTATGGGTACGTGTTTTATATTGGGAAAAGAATCAGATAA